The following are encoded together in the Cynocephalus volans isolate mCynVol1 chromosome 4, mCynVol1.pri, whole genome shotgun sequence genome:
- the LOC134377052 gene encoding calcitonin isoform X1: MGFWKFSHFLALSILVLYQAGSLQAAPFRSALESSPDPATLSEEEARLLLAALMQDYVQMKASELELEQELEQEQETEGSSLDSPRSKRCSNLSTCMLGTYTQDLNKFHTFPQTAIGVGAPGKKRDMESDLERDHQRHVSMPQDAN; the protein is encoded by the exons ATGGGCTTCTGGAAGTTCTCCCACTTCCTGGCTCTCAGCATCTTGGTCCTGTACCAGGCCGGCAGCCTCCAGGCAGCGCCATTCAG GTCTGCTTTGGAGAGTAGCCCAGACCCAGCCACACTCAGTGAAGAGGAAGCGCGCCTCCTGCTGGCTGCATTGATGCAGGACTATGTGCAGATGAAGGCCAgtgagctggagctggagcaggagctggagcaggagcaggagacaGAGGGCTCTAG CCTGGACAGCCCCAGATCTAAGCGCTGCAGTAATCTGAGTACCTGCATGCTGGGCACATATACGCAGGACCTCAACAAGTTTCACACGTTCCCCCAAACTGCAATTGGGGTTGGAGCACCTGGCAAGAAAAGGGATATGGAAAGCGACTTGGAGAGAGACCATCAACGTCATGTCAGCATGCCCCAGGATGCCAACTAA